The following nucleotide sequence is from Aneurinibacillus soli.
TAATGTTATTGGGATCACCTCAAACGGTTCTTTGATTTCAGGAAAATATTCGGTGAAAGAACTGCAGGATATGGGAGTTAAGGAAGCTCTGTCATTTGGGCCGATTCTTGTGAAGGACGGGCAAGGACTTGTTCGTGGCAATGGAGGCTGGGGAAATGCTCCCCGTACTGCAATTGGCCAGAAGGCCGACGGTACCATCATTTTTATTGTGACAGACGGCCGCTTTATCCATGGAACCCAGAATCTGGGGGCAACCTTGCATGATATACAGGATCTCATGTTGAAATACGGAGCTGTCACCGCAGTTAACCTGGACGGTGGTTCTTCTACTACAATGGTATATAACGGTAATTTGGTGAATGAACCAAGTGATGTGCTCGGAGAAAGAAAAATCGCCACTTCATTTATCGTTATGCCGGAATAGGAGGAGGAAACGTGAAAAAAATTATCTGGTTTTTGTTAATTGTAACAGGAATTCAAGTCGGGACATTCTCTTATTATAATCATCTGCTAGGTGGAGGAGCCAATGGGCCGGATGCAGCGGCGGTTTCATACAAAATCGGCGGATCGAATGGAGACCCGGTTAAACTTTTTGATGGACAGACAGATCAGGTGGCCCTGTCGGACAGCAAGAATCTCGTTGCGTACGTTGATGAGCAGAATACACTTCATGTACAAGACATAACAAACAACAAAGAAGTGTATACACTCAGCAATGAAGGCAAAATCGATTATATAACCTGGATTCAGGATAACGGATTGCTGCTTGGAATCAGTAAAGGAAAAGGCTCGAATAAAAAACTGATCGTAAAAACAGCGATGCTTTCAACAAATAACGTACGGACTATACGAACGATCGGTCCGGTATCGTCCACTTCGACGTTTAAAAAGATGACGTTTAGCCCGTTTACGAACGATATTTATATACTGGTTGGCAACAAAAACATTTCCAAGCTTTATCATGTCGGTACAAGTGGAGATTTTAAGATGGAGAATGTCAGCAGTTACTATGTTGATAATATCCTCATGGCATCCACCAAAAATGAGCTTTTCTTTGAAGATGTAAAACAGCGAATTCCGTACCTGCATAGCCGGGATGAAAAGGGGACCCATCGAATCGAAAAGAATGCGGTGGCACTTCGAGCGATTAATGATACGTTGTATTACGGCAAGCTTGATGCTGCCGGCAATGTTACGTCCGTTTACACGTATGAACAGGGGACTTCGAATAAAATTATTGATCTAAATCAGCCGGTTAAGCCGGACCGTCTGCTTGTCAAAGAAGATGGAACGCTCATACGGGTTGAGGATGCGAAATATGTGGATCTGAAAACGAACAAGGAAACAACGATAGCTGGAGAAGGACAAGCAAGCGTAAAAAATAATGTGTTGTTCAAGTCGTCGCCATCAGGTACAACACTTATCAACTTATAAAGAAAATTTGATCCAACAGTATCTTAAAAAATAATTTATCGCAGAGGTAATATAGAAATGGTTAATAGATTTTCTGAAACGATATTTTGGTTAAGAAGGCGTATATCAGATTTTGACCTTTCATTGATAGTATGCTTGCTTGGTATTTCATTTTTTTGTATTTCGGCGATTTATTCTACAACCATTAATCGCGTAGGAAAGGAAACGATATATAAAACGCAATTGGTATGGGAGGTTATATCGTATCTTAGTATGCTTGCCTTTACGGTTTTTAATTATCGAAACTTAAAAGGCATCTTGTCCTGGGTTGGATATGCCATAAGTATTTTTTTGTTAATTATTGTATTTGCTTTTCCAGCAAAAAATGGGGCACACGCTTGGATCACATTACCTGGATTTCAATTTCAACCATCAGAGATTGCAAAAATATTTCTTATCCTTACAATTTCTGACTTCATGGAGAGATCAAAAGAAAAAGATGAAAAGTTTACCTTTAAACATGCCGGTGTCATTTTTGGTATTTTTATTGGTCCATTCATTCTTGTGCTAATGGAACCGCACTTGGGTCAAGCACTTGTTATGCTTGGAATTGTAAGTGCGATGTTGGTCTTATTTTTGGAAAAAAAACAGCTTATCGTTTTTTCGTCAGTAGTGGGAAGTATTGTACTAGGTATATTTCTAGTTAAAGTCATATACCCTGATCAATTCATTCGGTTTGTGGATAGTGCTCCATTTATGAATCATCAAAAAATACGAATTATAACGTTTATTGATCCGCAAGTCGATCCTAAAGGGATAGGCTATCAAGTGACGCAGGGGATTATAGCGGTAGGTTCGGGGGGACTATTTGGCAAAGGGTTATTATCTGGAACGCAGACACAAGGTGCCTGGATACCTGAACAGTGGACTGATTTTATTTTCTCTGCTATTGCGGAAGAATTTGGTTTTGTCGGGTCTAGTATTGTACTCTTCCTGTTTTTCTCGATTTTGTACAGAATGACTCGCATAGCCCAAACAGCACCTGATTATTTTTCCTCTTATTATATTACAGGAATAATAGGGATGTTTTCGTTTCAAGTGATTGAAAACGTAGGGATGAATCTTGCTATAATGCCTGTAACTGGGATTACACTCCCTTTTATTTCTTATGGAGGAACCTCTCTTCTGACAAATTTTATTCTTGTTGGAATTGTTCTTTCAGCAGGTATCCGGCGGAAAAGTCTTGTTTTCTAGTGTGCAACTTTATTTTACCGATACAATTGAGGTATAATATACCTTGATAAATGAATGCAGTGTAGATTCAAAGTTGAAAGAGAGTGGAATAGTATGGGTCGTAAGTGGAACAATATTAAAGAAAAAAAAGCATCAAAAGATGCAAATACGAGTCGGATATATGCGAAGTTCGGAAAAGAAATTTATGTAGCAGCTAAGCAAGGTGAACCTGATCCAGAATCCAATCGGGCTTTAAAAGTCGTACTCGAACGTGCAAAAACGTATAGTGTACCGAAAGCGATCATTGACCGTGCGCTTGAAAAAGCAAAAGGTGGCTCTGAAGAAAGTTATGATGAACTTCGTTATGAAGGCTTCGGACCGAACGGATCCATGGTCATTGTAGATGCACTGACAAATAACGTGAACCGTACTGCATCCGATGTGCGTGCAGCATTTAGTAAAAACGGTGGTAACATGGGAGTCAGTGGATCTGTAGCTTATATGTTTGATGCAACGGCTGTTATCGGTATTGAAGGCAAGACAGCAGATGAAGCGCTTGAAATCTTAATGGAAGCAGACGTAGACGCACGGGACATTTTAGAAGAAGATGAAGCGGTTATCGTTTATGCTGAACCTGATCAGTTCCATGCTGTGCAAGAAGCATTCAAGAATGCGGGTATAACTGAATTTACAGTTGCAGAACTAACAATGCTTGCACAAAATGACCTAACACTTCCAGAAGACGCACAAGCACAATTTGAAAGAATGATTGATGCATTAGAAGATTTAGAGGATGTTCAACAGGTGTACCACAATGTAGATTTTGGTGAATAATACATGAAAAACCGACCTTTTATTATCCAATAAAAGGTCGGTTTTCATTTAATAATCTTTCAGATTGGTATGTTAAGGGAAATATACTAGAACTTCGCATACCATGGATGCTGATCGGTCTTACAGACCCGAGTAGGAAAATGGCATGGGGGAATTTGTATACATACAACAAAATCCAACCGATTCCTTCTCCGGGTATTTCAATTATGCCGGTACTGAATCAAAGCGATGCCCAGCCGAACCTGTTGTTCTATACATGGAAGAATTGGGATCAGCCTAATTATTATGAACGGAAAAAGAAGAGCTATTTTATTCTGCAGAATGAAATGAAGAAATATAAGGAGTAATGATTTAGCAAAATAAATAAACGTTTACAAGCCCAGTATTTATAGGATAAAAAGTGTTAAGAGATAGAAATCTTAGCACTTTTTTTACTGGATAATCCATAATGTTTAGAAATTGTTGAGTGGGTACGTGTATACTTAGTAGTGATTAGGTAATAGGTATATTTTCATCGTTAAGGAGATGGTACTAAAAAAGGTTACAAAATACAGGTGAAATCAATTTATATACAAGTCTAAAGATTTATATTAAACGAGTATGAATTTTCGTAGCTTCTAGTCATAAGGAAGGTGTACCTACTTTGTTTATTCTGGTTTTGACATTGCTTCGTGACATTCTATTCTTCTCTATTCTTATTACATTGCTTATTGCGATAAAAATAGGAGTTACCTTGAGAAAAGAGAGAAAAAAGAAACAAGAGCAGTTAAAAAGATATGCTCAACAATTACTACAAACTAACCCGTCTGTAGACGGTAAATAAAAAAGAAAGAAGAGATCGATTCAAATGAAAAAATGGATTACACTCGCACTAACTCTGTTAATTATGCCGACATTGTTCATACTTTCTAGTCAGCGTGTTTCAGCCGACGAACTTGATGTTACGGTTACATATAAAGTACAAAAGGGCGATAGTTTATATAAAATAGCGAAAAAAACGAATAATACCGTTGCGATTCTGATGAAGGCAAACAAATTGTCCTCTGATAAATTAGTCGTGGGTCAAGTGCTTGAGGCACCTATTAAAAGTAAAGAAGTATTTGCAAATCTAACAGGAATGAATTATGAAGAAATGGTAGCTGTAAATGCAGAAAAGACAAGCAAATTATCAATTGCTGATATGTCGAAACAACAAGATAAAGCCGTTATATACCAAGTCAAACAAGGGGATACAATTGATTCTATTTCCAGGAAATTAAAGGTAAATATACAAAATGTAATAGAGGCTAATCCGGAAATAAAAGACCCTAACTTTATTTTTATTGGACAAAAAGTGCGAGTTCCACAAAATTAATCAGAAAATGATCAGCTAGAAAGGTAAAAAGAGGTATGATAAAGAGCATCTGCTGGATAATTTGGCAGGTGCTTTTTTTGTCTATATGGTTTATCGAACGAAAAGAGTGATTGATGGGAAAGTAAAAAATAGTTGACAAAAAATCTTTTCAGGTTGATACTATAACTATTCCTAACATACCCCTATGGGTAATTAGAAAGAGAGGTGTACACATGACAGTCAGTCTTGCTATTACCTTGTTCTTGATCGGGTTTATCGGCTCGTTTCTTTCCGGCATGTTGGGAATTGGCGGGGCTATCATTAATTATCCGATGCTGCTTTTCTTACCTGCTATGCTAGGGGTAGCAGACTATTCGGCGCATGAGGTTTCCGGAATGATTGCCATTCAAGTGTTTTTTGCAAGCTTGAGCGGCGTACTGGCGCTTCGCAAAGAAAATGTGATGAACGATCGCTTGATTGTCTACATGGGAACATCGATTATTGTCGGCAGTCTAGCTGGAGGATATGGTGGACGGTATTTATCGGAAGAGCTTGTAAACATGATTTATGCTATTCTGGCAACGATTGCTGCTATTATGATGTTTATCCCGCGTAAAGGGAACGATGATAATCATGGAACGGAAAGGATAGAGTTTAATCGTGTAATCGCGGTGATTTCTGCTGTTATTGTCGGGATTTCTTCAGGGGTTGTCGGAGCAGGTGGCGCTTTTATCTTGGTGCCGATTATGCTGACGGTTTTACGGATTCCGGCTCGTATCACCATTGCCTCTTCGTTGGCCATTACCTTTATTTCATCCATCGGGTCAAGTGTTGGAAAGCTAATGGCAGGGCATATCTTGTTCTGGCCAACAGTTGTTATTGTACTAGCTAGTGTTCTTGCCGCACCTTTGGGAACAAAGGTAAGCAAACGAATGAATGCAAAGGCGCTGCAGCTCATCCTTGCCATTCTAATCGTCGGAACCGCAATGAAAATCTGGATAGATTTGTTTAGTAAATAAAAAACGGGAAAACAGCGATGTCTTCCCGTTTTTTTTTTGTTCATTTCATACATAAGGATACGGTGCGTTGCATTAACGTAAGGTTACGAGATGCTGTTTGGCGTCATATGTGACAAGGGGTTCATCATGGTGAATCCGATGTAGAAAATCAGGATTTGCGATAAGTGGACGACCGAACGCAGCTACGTCAATCGTGCCTTCCTCTATTGCCTTTTCTGCAGTTTCTGCATCCAAACTACCTACCCCGACAATGATGCCCTTCCAATGTTTGCGTACGAGTTGGTGCAGTGTTTTGTTGTCTGCGATTACTTGTGTAAAATTCATCGTTGAAGGATGAATCATCGTTACGCCGACTTCGTGAAAGGCTGCAATAAATGTTTGAATCGCAGCTTCTGGGTCTTCCCACATGTAGTCCGGGTTATCCATTTTTAACGCGGAGAAACGGATAAGTGTGCGGTCTGCTCCGATGGCGTCGATGACGGCACGCAGCACTTCTTTCATAAAGGTAAGGCGCCCGGCAAGGTCTCCACCGTATTTGTCAGTCCGATGATTCGAGACATCGGAATTAAATTGGTCGATGAGATAGCCGTGTGCCCCATGGATTTCTACACCGTCAAAGCCTGCTTCGATCGCATTTTTCGCAGCCTGTGCATATTGGGCAATTACTTCCTGAATGTCGCCCGTGGTCATTTCTTCTGGGACATCATACGGTTTGCGGAAACGTGGTACGACTCCTTCAGCTTGAATCGCGGACGGAGCTTGCGGTGGAAGACCACCGGCCAGTTCATGGTGAGTAACGCGGCCTACATGCCAGATTTGCGCAATAATGGTGCCGCCTTCGCCGTGGACAGCTTCGGTCACTTTTTTCCAGGCTTCGATTTGCGCGGGAGAATATATACCAGGAACGCCAGGATTTCCTTTCCCGCGTGGACTGATGACGACCCCTTCGGTAATGATCAGGCCGATCCCATCTGCTGCTCGTTTGCGATAATACTCTACGACATCCTCGCCGACTACTCCGGTTTGATCATCAGCAAAGCAGCGCGTCATCGGGGCCATCGCTGTGCGGGTTTTTAGATTCCAGGCACCGATTGTGACAGGTTCAAATAATTTGTCATATGTTTTGTTCGTCATTGTGCAGTCCCTCCATTTATTTGTTCATGTATCCACGTTTCAAGTGCGAGGAGTTTATGCTGTGGATACGTGTTTGTCACTTTTTCCTGCAGGCTGGCCAGCGTTTCGGCTTTTAGTACGTCTGTCCAGGCGTTTTCTGCGTCTTTCATCAGTATCTCAAGGGCGCATGATTCGTGGGAAGAACAGGTCTTTTCATCTGCGAACAGATGGGAGGATACACCTTGATTCAGATACAACGATTGGCAGCCCTCCACAGCGACATAGATGTCGTACACGGTAACATCTTCCGGTTGTTTTGCGAGAGAAAATCCGCCGCGAATGCCGGGTGTAGAGTGTACGAGTCCAGCATGAACTAATTTTTGCATTAATTTTTTTAGGTAGGAAGGGGAAACACCAAGTCGTTCGCTAAGCGGTTCTGCCGGAAGGCTTGTGCGCTTCGGAAGACGAACGAGAATGAGCAGCGTGTAGACTGCTTGTTCCATTCCTGTTTTCATCCGCATTTTTTGTTCACCTATTCAAAACGTAATATTCAGGATAAACATTATCCTTAAAAGTGATGATAAATTAAGAAAAGAAAAAAAGCAAGTCTCCGGTGGGGGAGATCGGAAGTTTATTTAGCGAACAAAAGATTCAAATGCATTTTGCCACGCATACTTCTATAGAACCTGTTTGGTTGACTGAAAATATGGTTTTGCTTGGCGAGATTCCCAGGTATTTTGACTTTGAAGGAAAAGAAGCTATTGGAACCGTTGAGAGAAATGGAGAAGAGTCCGATGATTTCGTAATCGATGATACTGCCTTAGCGTACCGCTCACCTAACGGATTAGTGATTATAGTGGGCTGTGCTCATTCAGGGATTTGTAATATTGTAGAGTATGCAAAGCAGGTGTGCGGAGATGAGCGGATTATAGATATTATCGGAGGGTTTCACCTTCAGAATCCGTCCAAAGAACAGATGGAGCAAACTGTGGAATACATGAAAGGATTGCGCTTGCCTATCATGCATCCGTGCCATTGTACAGACTTTTCGTCTAAAGTAGCATTGTCTAGGGCAGCTTCTGTTCAGGAAGTGGGGGTAGGGCTACGGCTTCAATATGAGTAAATGACCGAGGCTGTCCCAAAAACCAGAACATGGCGGGTGGGACAGCCTCTTCTTTTGTAGAATCGACAACGTATGGTGGTGAGGGAGTGGGAGAAGGGAAGAACCGTTCGCTATGCTGAAGTTTTTATCAAATCGGCTGCATTACCTGCATAAATCTTCCCATCCGCTCCAGCGCCTTCTCCAAATCGACGAGCGAGGTTGCATATGAGCAGCGAATAAAGCCCTGTCCGCCTGATCCGAATACATGTCCCGGTACGACCGCCACCTTCGCTTCCTCCAGCAGCCGAAGAGCAAACTGCTCAGATGACATGCCAGTAGAAGTAATTGAAGGGAAGGCATAGAAAGCCCCCTCAGGCTCGTGACAGGTCAGCCCGATTGCATTCAAGCCGGCTACAAACAGCTTGCGGCGTTCATTGTAGCTCGCCATCATCTCATCCTTGGCAGCCAAGCCATGACGCAATGATTCGAGCGCGGCGATCTGGGCAATGGTAGGGGCGCACATGGCCGTGTACTGATGGATTTTCAGCATGCCGGCTATCAACTCGCGCGGGCCGCACGCATAGCCTACCCGCCAGCCTGTCATCGCGAACGCTTTGGAAAAGCCGCTGATGACAATCGTACGCTCCTTCATGCCCGGCAAGGAGGCGATACTGACATGCTTTCTCCCATAAGTCAGCTCGGCATAAACTTCATCCGAAATGACCACCAAATTATGTTTGATAATGAGTTCTGCAATCGGCAGCCAATCCTGCTCCGTCATAACTGTTCCAGTTGGATTACACGGATAATTGATCATTAAAGCCTTTGAATGAGGCGTAATTGCCGCTTGCAGCGCTTGCGGGGTCAGCTTGAACTGCTCCTCTGCCGTAGCCGCCACCTCCACAATTTTACCGCCATGCAGATGGGTAATTGGTTCATAGGCAATATAGCTTGGTGCCGGAATCAGCACCTCGTCACCCGGATTGATTACTGCCCGCAGCGCCAGGTCGACGGCTTCACTGCTCCCCACCGTCACGATAATTTCCTGCTCGGGGTCATAGGAAAGCGCGAAGCTATCGGAAAAATAAGCCGAAAGCTCCTCCCGCAGCTCCATCAAGCCGGCATTCGAAGTATATTTCGTCTGCCCTTCATGCAATGCCTGAATGCAAGCTTCACGTACCTTTTCCGGTGTAACGAAATCAGGCTCTCCGACCCCAAGGGCGATTGTATCTCCGCCTGCTGCATTCAGATCAAAAAAAGCGCGAATTCCCGATGGCCGAATATCCCGTACACGCGAGGATAAAAACTGCCCTGTACCCTCTTCACTAAACATTTTCATTATTACACCTCATTTTTCTTAAAAATCGTTATGCCTTAAGAAAGCTACGCGCCTGTTTGCCGATTATTTGAATACCCCGTTCGATATTTTCATCCGTTACTCGTGAAAAACCAAGCCGCAATGTATTCGTCCCTTCGCCTTCTTGAATAAAAAACTTGTCTCCCGGTGTAAAAATAACGCCCTGTTCTGTGCAAGCTTCTAGCAGCTGGCGTGTATGTACGCCTGTCGGGAAGGTGAGGAACAAATGCAAGCCCCCATCGCCAGACAGCTGCGCCTCAGGAAGATGTGCTTCACAGCATGCCTTTGTCAGCTCATATTTGCGCTTATACTCTGTACGTGCTTTTTTTACATACTTATCGAAATTTCCGTTAAGTAAATATTGGTATAAAATCGATTGATCGATTGTTGATGTATGAATGGTGCGTGCACGCTTAATGCTTTCCAGAGTGTCGATCAGTGCTCGGTCTCCAAGCACCCAGCCTACTCGCAAGCCAGGGAACAGCACCTTGGAGAAGCTGCCAATATAGATGACTCCGTTCCCTTGCCCTGCTGTCGCTATTAAGGGCGCAATATGCGCTCCCGAGTAGCGCAGCTCCTCATTGAATCCATCCTCGATCACCGGAATCTGATAGCGCATCATTAATTTCATAACGGCGCTGCGCTTTGCCGACGACATGACGATGCCTGTCGGATTGTGATAGGAAGGAGTCAAATAGGCCAGATCGAAGCTATTGGTCTGCAGTACGGCCTCTAGCCGCTCCACATCAATACCGTCACGCTCCATCGGAATGCCGGTAATCTCAAATCCTTGCAGCTTCAAATTTTTAATCGCTGTATGATGGGTCGGATTTTCACAAATTGCCGCTCCGCGACGTGCGGAAGGGCGCAATGCCGACAGCACAATGTCAAAGCCTTCTGTAAACCCGCTTGTAATCAGCATATCCTTGCCGCTTATATCGACGCCCTTATTCTCCATATAACGCATCAGGTAATCGACCAGCGGCTTGTAGCCCTTGGCATAGCCGTAGTTGAGCAGCACCTGCCCTTCGATTGCCATCCGGTCCATAAAGGCTCGCCTTACATCCCCCATATCAAACAGTTGCTCATCCGGAGCGATGCTTGTGAACGAGATGGTTCCTTTTTTGGCACGAATGCCCTGCTTCATCATATCCAGCTCTACAGCCGATACAGCATACTCGTTCATTCTTGCCTTCCAATCGATCTGCCAGGTGGCAGAGCCGTCAGCTCCTCCGTTATCTGCAGTCGACTGGCCCACCATGGCGGCCACATAGCTGCCCTTTCCGGGAATTGCATACGTAAATCCGTCATCCTTCAGGCCTTCATAGGCTGCAATGACTGTATTGCGGCTTACTTTAAGCAGACCGCTCATTTCTCGTGTGGAGGGCAGCTTCTGATCCGCCTGAAGCGCCCCTTTTATAATTAAACGATTGACGTATTCTTTCACTTGTATCGCGACCGGACGGTCACTGACAAGCTTGAAATCCTGGAACATCCTTCATCGCCCCCCTCTATAATGATGGCATGGAAGACGAGAGAAAAAAAGAACCACCGCACTGGATTTTTCATCCTTCGGTGGTTCTTTCGCATAATGCCAACAATTTTTGACGTTCTTGTTCGGGGAGGGAGGCTGCGATTTTAGCCATGCTGCTTGAGTTTGTTTTAATTGTCAATAGTTTAAAGGGGGTGAACAGGACAATCAGTAGAGAAAACCTGTTGACAATTATGTTCATGCCCCTTTATAATTCAACG
It contains:
- a CDS encoding sulfite exporter TauE/SafE family protein, producing the protein MTVSLAITLFLIGFIGSFLSGMLGIGGAIINYPMLLFLPAMLGVADYSAHEVSGMIAIQVFFASLSGVLALRKENVMNDRLIVYMGTSIIVGSLAGGYGGRYLSEELVNMIYAILATIAAIMMFIPRKGNDDNHGTERIEFNRVIAVISAVIVGISSGVVGAGGAFILVPIMLTVLRIPARITIASSLAITFISSIGSSVGKLMAGHILFWPTVVIVLASVLAAPLGTKVSKRMNAKALQLILAILIVGTAMKIWIDLFSK
- a CDS encoding aminotransferase-like domain-containing protein, with product MFQDFKLVSDRPVAIQVKEYVNRLIIKGALQADQKLPSTREMSGLLKVSRNTVIAAYEGLKDDGFTYAIPGKGSYVAAMVGQSTADNGGADGSATWQIDWKARMNEYAVSAVELDMMKQGIRAKKGTISFTSIAPDEQLFDMGDVRRAFMDRMAIEGQVLLNYGYAKGYKPLVDYLMRYMENKGVDISGKDMLITSGFTEGFDIVLSALRPSARRGAAICENPTHHTAIKNLKLQGFEITGIPMERDGIDVERLEAVLQTNSFDLAYLTPSYHNPTGIVMSSAKRSAVMKLMMRYQIPVIEDGFNEELRYSGAHIAPLIATAGQGNGVIYIGSFSKVLFPGLRVGWVLGDRALIDTLESIKRARTIHTSTIDQSILYQYLLNGNFDKYVKKARTEYKRKYELTKACCEAHLPEAQLSGDGGLHLFLTFPTGVHTRQLLEACTEQGVIFTPGDKFFIQEGEGTNTLRLGFSRVTDENIERGIQIIGKQARSFLKA
- a CDS encoding YebC/PmpR family DNA-binding transcriptional regulator is translated as MGRKWNNIKEKKASKDANTSRIYAKFGKEIYVAAKQGEPDPESNRALKVVLERAKTYSVPKAIIDRALEKAKGGSEESYDELRYEGFGPNGSMVIVDALTNNVNRTASDVRAAFSKNGGNMGVSGSVAYMFDATAVIGIEGKTADEALEILMEADVDARDILEEDEAVIVYAEPDQFHAVQEAFKNAGITEFTVAELTMLAQNDLTLPEDAQAQFERMIDALEDLEDVQQVYHNVDFGE
- a CDS encoding MBL fold metallo-hydrolase, producing MTENMVLLGEIPRYFDFEGKEAIGTVERNGEESDDFVIDDTALAYRSPNGLVIIVGCAHSGICNIVEYAKQVCGDERIIDIIGGFHLQNPSKEQMEQTVEYMKGLRLPIMHPCHCTDFSSKVALSRAASVQEVGVGLRLQYE
- a CDS encoding RrF2 family transcriptional regulator, producing MRMKTGMEQAVYTLLILVRLPKRTSLPAEPLSERLGVSPSYLKKLMQKLVHAGLVHSTPGIRGGFSLAKQPEDVTVYDIYVAVEGCQSLYLNQGVSSHLFADEKTCSSHESCALEILMKDAENAWTDVLKAETLASLQEKVTNTYPQHKLLALETWIHEQINGGTAQ
- a CDS encoding aminotransferase class I/II-fold pyridoxal phosphate-dependent enzyme, producing MFSEEGTGQFLSSRVRDIRPSGIRAFFDLNAAGGDTIALGVGEPDFVTPEKVREACIQALHEGQTKYTSNAGLMELREELSAYFSDSFALSYDPEQEIIVTVGSSEAVDLALRAVINPGDEVLIPAPSYIAYEPITHLHGGKIVEVAATAEEQFKLTPQALQAAITPHSKALMINYPCNPTGTVMTEQDWLPIAELIIKHNLVVISDEVYAELTYGRKHVSIASLPGMKERTIVISGFSKAFAMTGWRVGYACGPRELIAGMLKIHQYTAMCAPTIAQIAALESLRHGLAAKDEMMASYNERRKLFVAGLNAIGLTCHEPEGAFYAFPSITSTGMSSEQFALRLLEEAKVAVVPGHVFGSGGQGFIRCSYATSLVDLEKALERMGRFMQVMQPI
- a CDS encoding FtsW/RodA/SpoVE family cell cycle protein: MVNRFSETIFWLRRRISDFDLSLIVCLLGISFFCISAIYSTTINRVGKETIYKTQLVWEVISYLSMLAFTVFNYRNLKGILSWVGYAISIFLLIIVFAFPAKNGAHAWITLPGFQFQPSEIAKIFLILTISDFMERSKEKDEKFTFKHAGVIFGIFIGPFILVLMEPHLGQALVMLGIVSAMLVLFLEKKQLIVFSSVVGSIVLGIFLVKVIYPDQFIRFVDSAPFMNHQKIRIITFIDPQVDPKGIGYQVTQGIIAVGSGGLFGKGLLSGTQTQGAWIPEQWTDFIFSAIAEEFGFVGSSIVLFLFFSILYRMTRIAQTAPDYFSSYYITGIIGMFSFQVIENVGMNLAIMPVTGITLPFISYGGTSLLTNFILVGIVLSAGIRRKSLVF
- a CDS encoding lytic transglycosylase, which gives rise to MKKWITLALTLLIMPTLFILSSQRVSADELDVTVTYKVQKGDSLYKIAKKTNNTVAILMKANKLSSDKLVVGQVLEAPIKSKEVFANLTGMNYEEMVAVNAEKTSKLSIADMSKQQDKAVIYQVKQGDTIDSISRKLKVNIQNVIEANPEIKDPNFIFIGQKVRVPQN